A single region of the Aptenodytes patagonicus chromosome 7, bAptPat1.pri.cur, whole genome shotgun sequence genome encodes:
- the LOC143163229 gene encoding uncharacterized protein LOC143163229: MGAGGVAGLLLVTLLIMPGTGAEDCGEGEYLHEGHCCVSCPAGTYVAQHCSTPHSRGSCVPCTEGEGYTAHENGLEECLPCRQCKEDQITLRPCTLTHDTECQCKQGYFCPAEGCEICLRCSTMCPEGKEIVQNCNATMDLGCGLPDQGSTAPVWIIVIILAVVGGLLLFFVIRKLKSDKAASTDKDAEKGLESEGSTESLVSPEVETPANNGANPEGENSGESPEGQVQTNINLEVKNTSPEENSVALSEWGTILRRGWRRYMKRCWRRMAESSLPAKTGQNPAFHQNAPSNVPSGRMPANRVVREPKCRIIVKDLSQKELRESFWAFINEVPPKKWKRLMRTHLQENDIVKIIYDFPNDIEEQSYQMLLTWKNTLGEKQSIIKLLDELRYLDTKAYDNVLNTLKSNNVISKLEATD; the protein is encoded by the exons ATGGGAGCCGGAGGGGTCGCGGGGCTGCTGCTG GTTACACTGCTGATAATGCCTGGAACTGGAGCAGAGGACTGCGGGGAGGGAGAATACTTACATGAAGGTCACTGCTGTGTATCTTGTCCAGCAG GTACTTATGTTGCTCAGCACTGCAGTACTCCGCATTCAAGAGGAAGCTGCGTCCCTTGCACCGAAGGAGAGGGTTATACCGCTCATGAGAATGGCTTGGAAGAATGCTTGCCATGCAGACAGTGCAAAGAGG atcagATAACTCTGAGACCCTGTACTCTGACGCATGATACTGAATGCCAATGCAAACAAGGGTATTTCTGCCCTGCTGAGGGCTGTGAAATATGTCTGAGATGCAGTACAAT GTGTCCGGAAGGGAAAGAAATTGTGCAGAATTGCAATGCTACCATGGACCTAGGATGTGGCTTACCTGATCAAG gaagcacagctcctgtttggatTATTGTGATTATTTTGGCTGTTGTTGGTGGATTGTTGCTATTCTTTGTAATTAGAAAGCTGAAGAGTGATAAAG CTGCTTCAACTGATAAAGATGCAGAGAAAGGCCTG GAGTCTGAGGGCAGTACTGAAAGCCTCGTTTCACCAGAAGTGGAGACACCTGCAAATAATGGAGCCAACCCAGAGGGTGAGAACTCTGGTGAGAGCCCAGAGGGCCAAGTGCAAACCAACATTAACCTGGAAGTAAAAAACACATCACCAGAGGAAAACAGTGTTGCGCTTTCTGAGTGGGGCACCATCCTGCGCAGGGGCTGGAGGCGCTACATGAAAAGGTGCTGGAGGAGGATGGCTGAGTCTTCACTACCAGCAAAAACTGGGCAGAATCCTGCTTTTCATCAGAATGCCCCATCTAATGTACCAAGTGGTAGGATGCCAGCAAATCGTGtg GTACGAGAACCAAAGTGTCGAATAATTGTTAAAGATCTCTCTCAAAAAG aactgAGAGAGAGCTTTTGGGCCTTTATAAATGAAGTACCACCAAAAAAATGGAAGCGGCTTATGAGAACTCACCTGCAGGAAAATGATattgttaaaattatttatgaCTTTCCTAATGATATAGAAGAGCAATCTTATCAGATGCTTCTCACCTGGAAAAACACACTAGGAGAGAAACAGTCTATTATTAAGTTACTGGATGAGTTAAGGTATCTAGATACCAAGGCTTATGATAACGTATTGAacactttaaaaagtaataatgttATAAGTAAATTAGAAGCTACAGATTAA